The window TCATTGAGCCGGTAAACCAGCATCTCCGGGAACGACCTGGCGATGACCTGCTCTTTTTTGAAACCGGCGGTGCCGACATTGGCCAGGTTGTTGGCCGACACTTCCTGCCTGGTCTGTAAAAAGGCCAGGCTCATGGCGCTGGTATACAGTCCTTTTAGCATACAACACCCCCTTTCGCCGGCCGGCAGAGCCGGCATTATATTCTATATTCTGTCAATCATATGTAAATTCCTGTCGCTCCATTAAAAATAGGCCAATCTTTTTGGCGGGTTTGTCAGCTTTTGGTCACCCTGGCCTGGCGTTTGAAAGAGCGGGCGCTTTCCAGCGAATCCAAGTGTTCCAGGGCTTTGGCCGTGCCCATGGCCACACACTGGATGGGGTTGTCCGGGATGTGCACGGGAAGCTGCGTCTCATGCGAAATGAACTTGTCTATCCCGTGCATGAGAGCGCCCCCGCCGGTGAGCACGACACCCTTGTCCATGATGTCGGCAGACAGTTCGGGAGGGGTTTTTTCCAGGACCTCCTTGCAGGTTCCCAGGATTGCCTCCAGGGGTTCTCTGATGGCTTCGTGGATCTCCACGGCTGATACGGTGATGTTTTTGGGCAGGCCGCTGACCAGGTCCCTGCCCCGGATCTCCGTGGATTTTTTTTCCATTTCCTGCGGGAAGGCGGAACCTATTTCCATCTTGATTTCTTCGGCCGTTCTTTCCCCGATCATCAGGTTGTGGTACCGGCGCATGTAGCGGACAATGGCCTCGTCGACCTTGTCCCCGCCGATGCGGATCGACTTGCTGGTCACGATGCCCCCCAGGGAAAGGATGGCTACATCCGTCGTCCCGCCGCCTATGTCTATAACCATGGACCCGCTGGGCTCGCTGATATCAAGCCCTGCTCCCAGGGCGGCGGCCAGCGGTTCTTCGATTAAAAAGGCCTCTTTGGCCCCGGCGGAAACGGCCGCCTGTTTAACAGCCCTTTCTTCCACGCTGGTCACCCCGGAAGGGACGCCGATCATGACCCGCGGCCTGAAAAAGAACCTCTTTTGCAGGGCCTTGCCGATGAAATAGCGCAGCATCCTTTCGGTTACGTCGTAATCGGCTATTACGCC is drawn from Peptococcaceae bacterium and contains these coding sequences:
- a CDS encoding rod shape-determining protein — its product is MFFFNFGEDIGIDLGTASVLVYVKGRGIVLNEPSVVAIDKSGGQIIAVGEEARRMLGRTPGNIVAIRPMKEGVIADYDVTERMLRYFIGKALQKRFFFRPRVMIGVPSGVTSVEERAVKQAAVSAGAKEAFLIEEPLAAALGAGLDISEPSGSMVIDIGGGTTDVAILSLGGIVTSKSIRIGGDKVDEAIVRYMRRYHNLMIGERTAEEIKMEIGSAFPQEMEKKSTEIRGRDLVSGLPKNITVSAVEIHEAIREPLEAILGTCKEVLEKTPPELSADIMDKGVVLTGGGALMHGIDKFISHETQLPVHIPDNPIQCVAMGTAKALEHLDSLESARSFKRQARVTKS